The sequence below is a genomic window from Thermoplasma sp. Kam2015.
CATCAGTCCATTTTCCTTCAACCTTGAGATGGCCTTTTCCACATTGTTCCACGAGGTGTTCTGTGTCAGAATGGCACCTATGACAACCTCATCTCTAGAATCCGCCGGCCACCATCTCAGGTCGCCGTATATGCAAAAAAGATCATCGTAAATTGTACTGTAAAGGCCCATGACATCATTCAAGAGATTGAATTATGCCATAACCGATCAGGCGCCATCTGTTCATCACGCGCCTGCCTATTGCAACGCGCATGCCGTTGAACGCTGCGACCGGATACTTTAGCGAGACTTCGATCTCACTGCCCTTCATTGCATTCACGATGCCCACAGTGTTAGCTGTCGCCACTGTGAACATGAGCGTTTCCTTGGGCTTTATGGGCTCAACGTTAAGCTCCTGATCCGATCCGACAACCCTCTTCAGCAGGTGGGCCTCAAGCCTCATTGAAAATGCAACAGGAGGTACCTTACCAACATGGCCGGCAATTCTGCCCGTAAAGGCATCGCCCTTCGTCAGGAATGGATCGAGCTTCGTGCCTACGGCGGCCAGTCCACCGGGCCTTATCCTATCGTAGGAGTATTTCCCGGCCATCAGGCTTACGATCTCTGTTGTCACGTTGTTCCATACCGTTTTGTTTCCCTTGGTTGTCTGGATGCCAGGTGCTATCTCTATCTCGTCTCCAACGGCGAATTCACCCTGTGTGAGCGATCCTCCTATGACACCCCCCTTCAGATCGCTAACGGGAGTACCGGGTCTGTTTATATCGAAGGATCTGGCTATGTACATTATCGGGTCATCATTCTCATTGAATTCTGGTGATGGTATATATTTCTCTATAGCCTCAAAGAGCGCATCTATATTCGTGCTGTGATAGGCGCTCACAGGGATTATCGGAGCATTTTCTGCTATGCTCCCCTTGACAAAGTTCTTGATTTCCTTATAGCTTTCGACGGCCCTCTCTCTGGTAACAAGATCTATCTTGTTCTGCACTATTATAATACTCTTTATTCCCATTATCTCCAGAGCCGTCAGGTGTTCCCTTGTCTGAGGCTGCGGGCAATGTTCGTTTGCCGCTATCACCAGCAAGGCGCCATTCATGAGGGCAGATCCGGAGAGCATGGTGGCCATGAGCGTTTCATGCCCAGGCGCATCCACTATAGATATGACGCGCTCCAGCTCGCAGTTTTCACCCTTCTCTCTTGAGTAGTGTACGTTTCCAGATGCGTCATAGCATCTGTAGATCGGCGTATCTGCATATCCAAGCTTTATCGAGATGCCTCTCTTTATCTCCTCGGAGTGTGTATCGGTCTTTGTTCCCGTCAGAGCCAGCGTCAATGTACTCTTTCCGTGGTCAACATGACCGACCATCCCTATATTCACAGAGGGCTGAGGCATCTTAAGCTTGCTGATCATCTTTCTTCTCCTCTAGGGGCGTTGGCCCGTACTGAACGATCTTCAGATTTATCTGTGAGATATCCGATCCAATTATGGAACCTCTGACGGTTATGCGTTTCCTTATTCCGTTCTTTCCCCTGTACCCCTTCCTGTAGGATACCAGTATCTGCTTCTTACCCTGTGTTTGAAGATCGGATCTCATTGGGAAACCGTCAATTGAGCTTCCACCCGTCACCACAAGCTTGTATCCAACCATGTCGAAGAATACGCCATCTATCTCGTCGCCTATCTTTCTACCCACAAGCGACCCCATCCTT
It includes:
- the eif2g gene encoding translation initiation factor IF-2 subunit gamma, giving the protein MISKLKMPQPSVNIGMVGHVDHGKSTLTLALTGTKTDTHSEEIKRGISIKLGYADTPIYRCYDASGNVHYSREKGENCELERVISIVDAPGHETLMATMLSGSALMNGALLVIAANEHCPQPQTREHLTALEIMGIKSIIIVQNKIDLVTRERAVESYKEIKNFVKGSIAENAPIIPVSAYHSTNIDALFEAIEKYIPSPEFNENDDPIMYIARSFDINRPGTPVSDLKGGVIGGSLTQGEFAVGDEIEIAPGIQTTKGNKTVWNNVTTEIVSLMAGKYSYDRIRPGGLAAVGTKLDPFLTKGDAFTGRIAGHVGKVPPVAFSMRLEAHLLKRVVGSDQELNVEPIKPKETLMFTVATANTVGIVNAMKGSEIEVSLKYPVAAFNGMRVAIGRRVMNRWRLIGYGIIQSLE
- a CDS encoding 30S ribosomal protein S6e, with translation MANSLAIIADPKTGKTYKKEIPAERMGSLVGRKIGDEIDGVFFDMVGYKLVVTGGSSIDGFPMRSDLQTQGKKQILVSYRKGYRGKNGIRKRITVRGSIIGSDISQINLKIVQYGPTPLEEKKDDQQA